The Gimesia sp. DNA segment GAAACAGGAGTGCCGCCCTGGCGATGGCCCGTCGATCACAGGTGCGTAAACGAATTGAAGCCGTGAGTCGTAACCGGGCCAGCAGGGGATTGAACCGCTGGCAGGCGGGCAGCATGCTGACGACGGCGGTCGCGATGGTGGTTCTCCTGGGAGTGGTGCGCATCAGTCGCGCTCAGGAACAGCCGACGGAGGCTAAAGAACAACCACAGGCAGTGCAGGTCCAGGAGAGTGAGCAGGCTCAGGGTGTCAAAGAGACGCTCTCCGGAACCGGCGAACCGGGGGCGAGGGTGAAGCTTTATCGTTATCCCGAAGGGTATGCCAAGCCTGTCTTCCAGGGGGAGACAACCATTGATGACCGTGGTCACTTTAAATTTAAAGATGTGCAGATGCCTGGTGAGGGGGGCCGCCTGACCATGGTTGCCACCAAGGCTGGTTATTCGTCGGCGATGTGGTCGATGTGGCCAGAGTACCAACGACCTAAGTTATCCTTGCGCATGAAATCAGACACCGCTGCCTTGAGCGGTACAATAACTGATGAAAACGGAAATCCGGTTGCTGATGCGGTGGTCACGCTGCAGCCAGATCAGTATCCAATACCGGACTTCCTGATGGCCAAAACCGACAGCCAGGGGCGGTATACCATTAAGGACCTGGCTGCCTCGAATTCAGATAAGTCGAACACAAAGTCCCCGTCGAGCAAAAAAGGGTACACGGTCACGCGATGCTTGTTCCGGGTGCATCACGCAGATTATCCGATCACGATCGCGTCGTATTCGCAGCTTCCGCAAACCGTTGACGTTACATTGCATCCCCCGGCGATTGTGGAAGGGCAGGTGGTTGATCTGGTGACGGGAGAACCGCTGGCCGATGTTGAGGTTCATGCGCAAGGGATCGCCCGATATGGTGGTTTCACAACCAGGACGGATGCCAACGGAAACTACAAACTCCGCATGACGACCGATTATTACAATATCTGGGCCGTCGCACCGGAGCGGATGCCCCTGGCGATCAAAGCCCTGAAAGTGATGGAGGGACAGCGGCAGGCGGGCAGAGATATCCCGATGGCCCGGGGTGGCTATGTGACCGGGAAAGTGATTGATCCGGCGACGGACCAACCCATTGATGGCGACAAGCTGAAGATGCAAGTGGCCCATCATGGGCCGGCGCGACCGATGACCGGGGCTGCAGTCACTAGCACCAGAGTACAGGCGGATGGAACCTATCGTCTGCACGTGGCTCCGGGACGAAACTACATTTACCTGATGAACGGGAGCTCTACCCCGGGTTATCTGAATGTCGGCGATGGTCAGACCGTGCACCGTGATATTGTCATCGGTGAGCTGGCGGAGAAGCCGCAGGTTCCTGACCCGGACCTGATGTTACGGAGTAAGTTAATGAGAGCCGCGTTAGTGGATGATCAAAGACAATCCCCACCTGTCGCTACCGAGGAGGATGAGGCAAAGTTGCCTTCCAATAAATCCGTTGAAAAACTACTGGCGGAACTCAAGGAGATGAATTCAGGGTCGGACCGGTTCAGCGATGAGTGGGCCAATCAACTGCGGAAGATCGCGGTCCTCGGACCTGACGTGGTGCCGGAACTGGTTGCTGAACTGGATCAGACATCGGATGATATGATGCTCCGTTGTCTCGGTTTTATCTTGCGTGCGATTGGTGACAAACGCGCGGTTCCCGGCCTGATCCGGGCAATTCCCAAAACGTTAATTCGCCCCGGTTCCGATATGGGTTTGCAGATTCGGGAAACCGATGTCGCACTGCTCAAGTTCATGCAACAGCACGACCTGAGTCAGCAACACAGAGGCAGTGAATATGGATTTGGGCGGCCTGTCCGCGAAATCTTTGGTGCCCTGGAGTCGCTGACCGGTCAGAATTTTGGTGATCAGGAACTGAATCACATCTTTCTAAATGAGTACGATTTCCCCAGTCAGAAACAGGCCAAGGCGGCGCTGTTCCACCAGGTTGCCACACGTTGGGCGCAGTGGTGGGAGAAGCACGCACAGGAATTCACTGATGCCCCCGCGTTTTATCAAGTGAACCTGCCCCCGTTGCCTGCTCCGGCAGCGCCTGATTCCATTCCGTCCTCCGCGCTGTTGAAGACGGAGAGTGGCACGAGCGGCTGGGTGCTGCAGTCGATTCGTAGCGCACCGGAGGGGCTCGTGTTTTATGATCTCGATACCGGACGGGCGACCGCATTGCCGAAACGCTGGCGTGATCAGAAACTGTCAGACGAGCTGTTGAAGGAAATCCGGGAATGGGCAGCCGGGCAGGGTTACGATATGCTGGGGGACGAAATCAAAGGAGAAGAGGGGCAGACTCAGTTTGTTCTGCGGCCCATCGGTCTCCGGACATGGGAGTTGCCCAAGTCGCGGTGGAAAGAAACCTTGGACCAGACTTCCATCGATGCACTGCGGGCGGAAGGACGCGTCAACCAACAGGATCTGCTGGTGAGCTTCGATCCGGAGACCAGCAAAGCCAGACCGCTGGATACCGTCACGTTCTTCTACATCACGCGTGAAGGAACGCCGGGGATTCTGTATGTGGGGATCGAAGTCCAGGACGACAGTCTGAAGCCGGGTGGTTTTATGACTGGCGATAATGAGTTGAACCCGGTTGCCTTCCGGAAAGGACGTCGGTTTGGACTGAATCGTCTGGTGACGGGAGCGAATTTATTCCGCGGGAGGTGAGACTGGTTCTTCCTCTTCTTGCTGGACGACGATTTTCGGGCGGAGCAGCAGGAAGGTTCGCGTCTGATCGGCGCTGGTCTGCTTGAAGACTTTCGCGTCGGCCGCATTGTCTGAAACGGGGACTCCTGTCTGGTTGGTCTTCTGCGCGACGAGTTCGATGAGGACGGCTTTGCCATCGGGGACGGTCGTGACGTAGGTCTGCAGATTCGAATCGGCTGACTGTTGATCGCTGACCCGCAGGTTGAGGCGGACTTCACGACGATCTGCGGAAATCACCGGCTGCAGATAGAAGGGACGCTGCAATGGGTGCGGCTTACCTCCCGCCTCATACTCGGTTACATGGGCGGTGTAGCCGTTCAACAAAGCAACTTCAGGCGGCTGGATCAGATTGGTCCGGCTGTGATTTTGTGCCGCTTCCAGAAGCGACTTGACCTCTTCGTCGTTGAGCAGGACTCCCCCCAGCGGACCTTTGTTTTGTTGAGTACGGGCAGTCAGACTGTTGGCATCCAGATCGAGGCCCAGACGTTCCCAGGCTTTGTCCGGCAGGTTTTCCAGGATGCGGGTTTCTATGGAAACGTGAAAATCCCGCTGCCGGCGGAGTTCTGTGAGTAGTGTTTCGATTTCCTGGTGCGCCTCTTTCGACTGCCGGATGACGAGGCACATCGTGGGATCAAACGCGCGAATCGAACCTGTGCCACCGATCCGCTCCCAATCGACAGGTTGCACCGAGGCTTCAATGACTTCGATCAGCGAGTTGAAGTCGACCGAGTTTCTGTTGACGACCGGAATTGGTTCATCAGCGGAAACCGGACCGGTCATGGGAATGGGGATCACTAAATCGGCGACGGGATAGGTGCGTGTGGTGCGCTCACCCTGGGCCCGCGTCTTGCTGGTAATGACGAGAACTTCATCTTTGACGGTATACGCGAGATCCAGTGGTAACAGCATCAGGTTGAGCACGCTCTTTAACTGGATGCCTTCGACTTCGATGGTGACGGGATTCTCAGGGATTATGCCGACTTCATTCAGACCCCGAGTATCGACGAAAACGTTGATGCCGAGATCCCGGGAGAGCGTAAGCAGCACGTCGGCCAGCGGTTTCTTTTCGGCCTTCAGTGTAACGGACTTTTTGAGTGCCTTCCGGATCGTTAATTCGGAGGGAGTGGCATTCGCTGGTGGATTCAAAGCCTGTGGTTGTGTCGCGAAGGATGCCTGTTTAATCGGCTTGTCCTGCGACTGTTCTGCAGGATCGTTGGCGAGGGCAAAGCCCTGGATTAACAGGAGTGTCAGCAGGGTCAGCGTTAATTGATATCGCATGGTTCGATTCCTTTCGCGAGAGCGCGGCCCCGGGTCGAGGCGATTGATTCCGTTCCTCATCAGCTCGATGAGGCGACAATTTCGGGGCCCGCAGGGGCACTGTCAGCCGGGGTGGGGCAGTGGCGTTTGCTGACAATTGTCTACTACCAGAGTCGCGGCACTCTAACTCGTAACCCCGAAATCTGTCAAGACGAACCAGTGGGGTGGCAGCGGGCCGAGGCGCATTCACACTGAAATGCAGACTCATCCTTGAAAAACGGCGAAGAATAAACGTAAATACACTATGTGGTTGCGGGTATTCTATCCGTCGCTTTTACGCCGATTTGATTCCAGACAAAAACGAGGTCGACCATGGATGAGAAGTATTTTTCCCGTAAGGCGTGCTGGCATACGATGGAGGGGCAACTGGTGGTACACGACAGCTTCAGTGAGCATGCGCCGCGGATGATCACGATGGAACCCTGGTATGCGGTGGTATTCATGTCTGCCGATGGCGAACATACGGTCGATGAATTTGTGATACAAATGGCTGCCCAGTACGAAGCGGGGGAACCGGCGGGGCTGCGGGAGCAGATTCACGAAATCATGGGCACCTTGATCGAGGAAGGAATTTTACGTCTGCATGAGGAACCAGAACCGTTGCCAACCTACTTTGCGGAGGAGTACTTCGAGCAGGATGCGGAAATCCGAAACCAACAGATGCAGGCGGATGGTCTGATAGAGTAAGCTCTTTTCCTGAAAATCAGTTCCTGCAGAGCTATCTCATGAATCATGCAATCTACTACAGTCTGTCATAACAGAAGCCGGAGGAAAGACGATGCCTGACCGGCGGAATCATCGGGGCGCTCATCCCCAGGATCGGTTGCTGTTTGCGCGCGATGCGGAGCCTGATCTGTGCCGGGCGACGTCTGATCTGAACTGGCTGTTGACCGGTGGGTATGCTTCGGTCTCTGCGCTCAAACTGGTGGGGGATCGCTATGCGTTGAACGCGCGGCAGCGGCTGGCGGTGGGCCGCTGTGCCTGTAGTGAGGAGGACGCGAACCGGCGGCAGATGTATCAGGTCGAGACGCCGGACCTTGCGGGAGCGGAACTGTGGATTGACGGGTATAACGTGTTGACGTCGCTGGAGGCGGCGCTATCGGGCGGGGTCATTCTACTGGCCCGCGATGGCTGCCTGCGGGACATGGCCAGTATGCACGGCAGCTATCGTAAGGTAGCTGAGACGATCCCTGCGATTCAGATCCTGGGCGAACTGCTGGCAGAGTGGCAGGTGGCCGGTTGTCGCTGGCTGCTGGATCAGCCGGTCTCCAACAGTGGTCGTCTGAAGACGATGCTGCGGGAACTCAGTGAGGAGCGGGGCTGGAACTGGGAGATCGACCTCGTGCCTGACCCCGACCCTGTGTTGAGTGCCGCCGACCAGATCGTGGCTTCCGCGGACAGCCAGATTCTCAACCAGGCCGGGCGGTGGTTCAACCTGGCGCGGACCGCTGTCGAAGAGCGGGTACCCGAAGCGTGGGTGGTCGATCTATCGGGTTGCTGATTTTTTCGTATCGGGTCGGGTGCGGATCTGTTAGACTGGTGTTCGTACTTCTACTGCTGAGTTTTGGACCTGACTCTGTCCCAGAGTCTCCAGCGAGAAAGAGACCATCATGGCCAACTGGTATGTGAAACGTGGTGACCAGACAGCAGGACCCTTAACCCGGGAACGGCTGATTGAACTGGCGGCGCAGGGCAAAGTGCAGGAGTCGGATCTGGTGAGAGAAGGGGAGGCGGGTGAATTCCGACCTGCGGGTCAGATACCGGGGCTCTTGCCGGCGGAGACAGTCAGCAGTGGGGGCTTCGACTTTGAACAGACGAGTTCCG contains these protein-coding regions:
- a CDS encoding M56 family metallopeptidase; protein product: MSSTLNWLMGSSDALPNSALLILIRLTLILMVAWLCHCACSRWNPRLRILLWRMTAASLIIVTVLSLFPYRLQLALLPAASPVMEVDEVVEPPDLNVTAADIELTVPLSGPLSREVELSDTGLIPLNERPPIEDTAATQASIVENAGTQETALTAGWFPTGLSGYACVIWGLGVVLLTLSWLGGVLRLVALYRRATPVPAAIQDQADTIAAQLGYLKSIDVRCSEEVQTPFIVGAWRPGVLIPVQQCAAAERQELQASLAHEIAHCRGNDLRWHHLFTLLQILLWFHPLMWRTRVVHADACDELCDLKAAGYLGDDKLYGRLLAGLALRVAERNRSAALAMARRSQVRKRIEAVSRNRASRGLNRWQAGSMLTTAVAMVVLLGVVRISRAQEQPTEAKEQPQAVQVQESEQAQGVKETLSGTGEPGARVKLYRYPEGYAKPVFQGETTIDDRGHFKFKDVQMPGEGGRLTMVATKAGYSSAMWSMWPEYQRPKLSLRMKSDTAALSGTITDENGNPVADAVVTLQPDQYPIPDFLMAKTDSQGRYTIKDLAASNSDKSNTKSPSSKKGYTVTRCLFRVHHADYPITIASYSQLPQTVDVTLHPPAIVEGQVVDLVTGEPLADVEVHAQGIARYGGFTTRTDANGNYKLRMTTDYYNIWAVAPERMPLAIKALKVMEGQRQAGRDIPMARGGYVTGKVIDPATDQPIDGDKLKMQVAHHGPARPMTGAAVTSTRVQADGTYRLHVAPGRNYIYLMNGSSTPGYLNVGDGQTVHRDIVIGELAEKPQVPDPDLMLRSKLMRAALVDDQRQSPPVATEEDEAKLPSNKSVEKLLAELKEMNSGSDRFSDEWANQLRKIAVLGPDVVPELVAELDQTSDDMMLRCLGFILRAIGDKRAVPGLIRAIPKTLIRPGSDMGLQIRETDVALLKFMQQHDLSQQHRGSEYGFGRPVREIFGALESLTGQNFGDQELNHIFLNEYDFPSQKQAKAALFHQVATRWAQWWEKHAQEFTDAPAFYQVNLPPLPAPAAPDSIPSSALLKTESGTSGWVLQSIRSAPEGLVFYDLDTGRATALPKRWRDQKLSDELLKEIREWAAGQGYDMLGDEIKGEEGQTQFVLRPIGLRTWELPKSRWKETLDQTSIDALRAEGRVNQQDLLVSFDPETSKARPLDTVTFFYITREGTPGILYVGIEVQDDSLKPGGFMTGDNELNPVAFRKGRRFGLNRLVTGANLFRGR
- a CDS encoding DUF434 domain-containing protein, whose protein sequence is MPDRRNHRGAHPQDRLLFARDAEPDLCRATSDLNWLLTGGYASVSALKLVGDRYALNARQRLAVGRCACSEEDANRRQMYQVETPDLAGAELWIDGYNVLTSLEAALSGGVILLARDGCLRDMASMHGSYRKVAETIPAIQILGELLAEWQVAGCRWLLDQPVSNSGRLKTMLRELSEERGWNWEIDLVPDPDPVLSAADQIVASADSQILNQAGRWFNLARTAVEERVPEAWVVDLSGC